The Dokdonia donghaensis DSW-1 DNA window CCCTGGCAAAGGAGCACAATGTGTTAGGCCAGGTAGGGCAAGTAGAGCGTTTTAACCCAGCATTTATGGCGGTAAATGAAGGTATAAAGAACCCTATGTTTATAGAGGCTCATAGACTTGCAGAGTTTAACCCTAGAGGTACAGATGTACCTGTTGTGCTAGACCTTATGATACACGACATAGATGCAATATTAAGCGTGGTACAAAGCCCTGTAAAAAGTGTAAACGCTAGCGGTGTATCTGTTATATCTGAAACACCAGATATAGCAAACGCACGCATTGAGTTTGAAAACGGCTGTGTGGCAAACCTCACTTCTAGCCGCATCTCTATGAAAAATATGCGCAAGGCTCGTTTCTTTCAAAAAGACGCCTACATCTCTGTAGACTTTTTAGAGAAAAAAGTAGAAGTTGTAAAAATGAAGGATGCACCAGAAGATCCAGATGATTTTGCGATGATTCTTCAAAATGCAGAGGGGCTCAAAAAGCAAATATATTTTGACAATCCAGAGGTGCCTAGCAATAATGCCATACTTGATGAGCTAGACGCTTTCGCGAAAGCAATAAAAGATAACACCACTCCTATCGTCTCACTTGAGGCAGGTACAGAGGCACTGCGCGTAGCCAAAATGATTATCGCAGATTTTTAAAAAACACATATTCAAACACACACACACCCTTTCCCACTGGGAAAGAAACTAAGCACCACAATTATGAA harbors:
- a CDS encoding Gfo/Idh/MocA family oxidoreductase, translating into MLKAGVLGAGHLGKIHLKLLKLSENYELVGFYDTSKEVRDAISTEFGYVAFDSEEALIDACDMVDVVTPTTYHFTSAEKVIKAGKHLFIEKPITSTVEEAEQLLALAKEHNVLGQVGQVERFNPAFMAVNEGIKNPMFIEAHRLAEFNPRGTDVPVVLDLMIHDIDAILSVVQSPVKSVNASGVSVISETPDIANARIEFENGCVANLTSSRISMKNMRKARFFQKDAYISVDFLEKKVEVVKMKDAPEDPDDFAMILQNAEGLKKQIYFDNPEVPSNNAILDELDAFAKAIKDNTTPIVSLEAGTEALRVAKMIIADF